One Halobacterium sp. DL1 DNA window includes the following coding sequences:
- a CDS encoding pyridoxamine 5'-phosphate oxidase gives MSQTVPEEAEALLTSEPLVAHLGTSQENRPHVAPLWYNYRDDTVEIVTTGRKLENIQRNPRVALSVQKDEDGRPQWGVTLQGKAEVIEDDEEGREVLHRINRKYGVDEDAWSENTPVRIDVDTVKHWTY, from the coding sequence ATGTCCCAGACCGTCCCCGAGGAGGCCGAAGCACTGCTCACCAGTGAGCCGCTGGTCGCGCACCTGGGAACGAGCCAGGAGAATCGGCCGCACGTCGCGCCGCTCTGGTACAACTACCGCGACGACACCGTCGAAATCGTGACGACTGGACGCAAACTCGAGAACATCCAGCGGAATCCCCGGGTCGCCCTGTCGGTGCAGAAGGACGAGGACGGCCGACCGCAGTGGGGCGTGACCCTCCAGGGGAAGGCGGAGGTCATCGAGGACGACGAGGAGGGGCGAGAGGTGCTGCACCGCATCAACCGGAAGTACGGTGTCGACGAGGACGCGTGGTCGGAGAACACGCCCGTCCGCATCGACGTGGACACCGTGAAACACTGGACGTACTGA
- a CDS encoding MFS transporter: MSAVSRLAERVRNLTDDYLVIGAVIVSTFFIGFGGGVIFPILPNLGAVLGISPFLVGVILSANRFSRLFANAPAGVLVDRVGTRTPFVVGMFVQGFATFGYVVAMVAPFPEGWFMGARILWGVGSALVFATAYTIAADVSDGGSRGANMGLIRGGVLFGFPTGVVVGGVVSEVSGTITAFVVATVFAFFASGVAYFTVPETHVEGTSSKSVKPWDVNTGLPAVTVGLVNFAVLFVYIGALFATLVLFLNQKDLGVFGLGPQGSSGIFMAITVVAAGTFMFLGGYASDRLQSRVPTLLFFLGATSLGFVLLALADSVASLAVACALVGTGQGGTSGPLMALLADLVSDEQMGRAVGTNNAFGDIGGGFGPVVALPLVDAVGFSPVYFACAALPVVAALILVAGVRRETGSFLPSVRA; the protein is encoded by the coding sequence GTGAGCGCCGTCAGTCGACTCGCCGAACGCGTCCGCAACCTCACAGACGACTACCTAGTCATCGGCGCGGTCATCGTCTCGACGTTCTTCATCGGCTTCGGCGGCGGCGTCATCTTCCCGATCCTCCCGAACCTCGGCGCCGTCCTGGGCATCTCGCCGTTCCTCGTCGGCGTCATCCTGAGCGCGAACCGGTTCTCGCGGCTGTTCGCGAACGCGCCGGCGGGCGTGCTCGTCGACCGCGTCGGGACGCGGACGCCGTTCGTCGTCGGGATGTTCGTCCAGGGGTTCGCGACGTTCGGCTACGTGGTCGCGATGGTCGCCCCGTTCCCCGAGGGCTGGTTCATGGGCGCCCGCATCCTCTGGGGCGTCGGGAGCGCGCTCGTCTTCGCGACGGCGTACACCATCGCCGCGGACGTCAGCGACGGCGGGTCCCGCGGCGCGAACATGGGCCTCATCCGCGGCGGCGTCCTGTTCGGGTTCCCGACGGGCGTCGTCGTCGGCGGCGTCGTCAGCGAAGTCTCGGGGACCATCACCGCGTTCGTCGTCGCCACCGTCTTCGCGTTCTTCGCGAGCGGCGTGGCGTACTTCACGGTCCCCGAAACCCACGTCGAGGGGACGTCGAGCAAGTCGGTGAAGCCGTGGGACGTCAACACCGGCCTCCCGGCGGTGACGGTGGGGCTGGTGAACTTCGCCGTCCTCTTCGTCTACATCGGCGCGCTGTTCGCCACGCTCGTGCTGTTCCTGAACCAGAAGGACCTCGGCGTCTTCGGCCTCGGCCCGCAGGGCTCCTCGGGCATCTTCATGGCCATCACGGTCGTCGCCGCGGGGACGTTCATGTTCCTCGGCGGCTACGCGAGCGACCGCCTGCAGTCCCGCGTCCCGACCCTGCTGTTCTTCCTCGGCGCCACCTCTCTCGGGTTCGTCCTGCTGGCGCTGGCGGACTCCGTGGCGAGTCTGGCCGTCGCCTGCGCGCTCGTCGGCACCGGACAGGGCGGGACGAGCGGCCCGCTGATGGCCCTGCTTGCCGACCTCGTCTCCGACGAACAGATGGGGCGCGCCGTCGGCACGAACAACGCGTTCGGCGACATCGGCGGCGGGTTCGGTCCGGTGGTCGCGCTCCCGCTGGTCGACGCCGTCGGCTTCTCGCCCGTCTACTTCGCGTGTGCGGCGCTCCCCGTGGTCGCCGCGCTGATTCTCGTCGCGGGCGTCCGCCGGGAGACCGGGAGTTTCCTCCCGAGCGTCCGCGCCTGA
- a CDS encoding transposase ISH3: MSKTKQADGEIHEDQLLNFLVNRLDEEVSLSLANNAEITAEDIYEVLVGACADGTSVSTLCASSQNSPAGNTVLYHLRTKFEPERLERVANTLLRKDLDELLPEQVEVCADLHLRPYYGDEDDTDGLYHSVAKRGTTAFHAYATLYARVKNKRYTLAVRRLKDGDTASSVLAEFFGVLDGLDAGVKAVYLDRGFYDSKCLTLLQAHNYAYVIPIIRWGEAIQQELSEGWSRVIQHDLTGKLDGHSWTVDFPVYIDCTYLNGKYDENGVARHGYAADAPFIDSPRDARYHYSKRFGIESSYRLFEQAIATTTTRDPTVRLLYVVVSLLLQNVWRYLHYEYVATPRRGGRRLWWWPYKEFVNMIRRAAWTALAVRRAVPANRPPDDRFHR; the protein is encoded by the coding sequence GTGTCTAAAACCAAACAAGCAGACGGTGAGATCCACGAGGACCAGCTTCTTAACTTTCTCGTCAACCGCCTTGACGAGGAAGTTTCGCTCTCGTTAGCCAATAACGCTGAAATCACTGCTGAAGACATCTATGAGGTCCTCGTCGGCGCTTGCGCCGACGGGACCTCTGTCTCTACGCTCTGTGCGTCGAGCCAGAACTCACCCGCTGGGAACACGGTCCTCTACCATCTTCGGACGAAGTTCGAGCCGGAACGGCTCGAACGAGTCGCTAACACGCTCCTGCGAAAGGATCTCGATGAATTGCTCCCCGAACAGGTGGAGGTCTGCGCAGACCTCCACCTGCGGCCCTACTACGGTGACGAAGACGACACAGACGGCCTCTATCACTCGGTAGCGAAGCGTGGAACCACTGCGTTCCACGCCTATGCCACACTCTACGCGCGTGTGAAGAACAAACGCTACACGCTGGCGGTACGCCGTCTCAAAGACGGCGATACCGCAAGTAGTGTCCTCGCTGAGTTCTTCGGTGTCCTCGACGGCCTTGACGCCGGGGTCAAGGCCGTCTACCTTGATCGCGGATTCTACGACAGTAAGTGTCTCACGCTGCTTCAGGCGCACAATTACGCGTACGTGATCCCGATCATCCGGTGGGGTGAGGCGATTCAGCAAGAGCTCTCGGAAGGATGGAGTCGCGTCATTCAGCATGATCTGACGGGGAAACTCGACGGTCACAGCTGGACCGTCGATTTTCCCGTCTACATCGACTGTACGTACCTAAATGGGAAGTATGACGAGAACGGTGTGGCGCGTCACGGCTACGCCGCTGACGCGCCGTTCATCGACTCACCACGGGACGCTCGATACCACTACTCGAAACGCTTCGGTATCGAGTCAAGCTATCGCTTGTTTGAGCAAGCGATAGCGACAACGACAACACGAGATCCAACGGTACGGCTGCTGTACGTGGTGGTGAGTCTCCTCTTACAGAACGTCTGGCGGTACCTTCACTACGAGTATGTGGCGACGCCCCGCCGAGGCGGGCGTCGCCTCTGGTGGTGGCCGTACAAGGAGTTCGTCAATATGATTCGACGAGCTGCGTGGACGGCCCTCGCGGTGCGTCGGGCCGTCCCCGCGAATCGGCCACCTGACGACCGATTCCACCGCTAA
- a CDS encoding tRNA CCA-pyrophosphorylase (catalyzes the addition and repair of the 3'-terminal CCA sequence in tRNA; these proteins belong to the CCA-adding enzyme subfamily 2 which does not have phosphohydrolase activity): MSEFEAVVERVRERVDPTPDERAALAETVERLTDRAREAVTELDVDADVLQVGSTARGTWVAGDRDIDLFVRFPPDISREDLEAYGLQVGNAVLPEGREEYAEHPYVKGVFEGYDVDLVPCYRLDSATDIQSAVDRTPFHNAYLVERLDDNLAGDVRLFKQFLKGVGAYGSDLRTRGFSGYLTELLVVEYGEFRETLEAISEWEPQVRLDPEDHAAATFDDALVVVDPTDPERNVAAVVSDTNVARVIHHARAFLADPDEAVFEPDSPEPLDAAGVREHVERRGTTPLAVVFDAPDLVDDQLYPQLYRSRDGLVRGLEKRGFWVLRAATWADERAVLFAELEVAELSAVERHEGPPVYVSGHATGFYEKYADTDAYGPFVDGERYVVERERDVRTAREFAEDHLPDVALGAHVESIVERGDYEVLVGERVASLADEFGEELAGYFDPSA; the protein is encoded by the coding sequence ATGAGCGAGTTCGAGGCGGTCGTCGAGCGCGTCCGCGAGCGCGTGGACCCGACGCCCGACGAGCGGGCCGCGCTCGCAGAGACCGTGGAGCGGCTCACGGACCGGGCGCGTGAGGCCGTCACCGAACTGGACGTGGACGCGGACGTGCTGCAGGTCGGGAGCACGGCGCGCGGGACGTGGGTCGCGGGCGACCGCGACATCGACCTCTTCGTGCGGTTCCCGCCGGACATCTCCCGGGAGGACCTCGAGGCGTACGGCCTCCAGGTGGGCAACGCGGTGCTGCCGGAGGGCCGCGAGGAGTACGCCGAACACCCCTACGTGAAGGGCGTCTTCGAGGGGTACGACGTCGACCTCGTGCCGTGCTACCGCCTGGATTCGGCGACGGACATCCAGTCGGCGGTCGACCGGACGCCGTTCCACAACGCCTACCTCGTGGAGCGCCTGGACGACAATCTGGCTGGCGACGTGCGGCTGTTCAAGCAGTTCCTGAAGGGCGTCGGCGCGTACGGCAGCGACCTCCGCACGCGTGGGTTTTCGGGCTATCTCACGGAGTTGCTCGTCGTGGAGTACGGCGAGTTCCGGGAGACCCTGGAGGCTATCAGCGAGTGGGAACCACAGGTCCGTCTGGACCCCGAGGACCACGCCGCGGCGACGTTCGACGACGCGCTGGTGGTCGTCGACCCGACGGACCCCGAGCGGAACGTCGCGGCCGTCGTCTCCGATACGAACGTCGCCCGGGTCATCCACCACGCCCGGGCGTTCCTCGCCGACCCCGACGAGGCAGTGTTCGAGCCGGACTCCCCGGAACCCCTCGACGCGGCGGGCGTCCGCGAGCACGTCGAGCGGCGCGGGACGACCCCGCTCGCGGTGGTCTTCGACGCGCCGGACCTGGTCGACGACCAGCTCTATCCGCAGCTCTACCGCTCCCGGGACGGCCTCGTGCGAGGCCTCGAGAAGCGCGGGTTCTGGGTGCTGCGCGCGGCGACGTGGGCCGATGAGCGCGCGGTGCTGTTCGCGGAACTCGAAGTCGCAGAGCTGTCGGCGGTCGAGCGCCACGAGGGACCGCCCGTCTACGTCTCCGGCCACGCGACGGGGTTCTACGAGAAGTACGCCGACACGGACGCCTACGGACCGTTCGTGGACGGGGAGCGCTACGTCGTCGAGCGCGAACGGGACGTGCGGACTGCCCGCGAGTTCGCCGAGGACCACCTGCCGGACGTCGCGCTCGGCGCGCACGTCGAATCAATCGTAGAACGGGGCGACTACGAGGTGCTCGTCGGCGAGCGCGTGGCCTCGCTCGCGGACGAGTTCGGCGAGGAACTGGCTGGCTACTTCGACCCGAGCGCCTGA
- a CDS encoding replication protein A (Replication protein A protects and stabilize the intermediate ssDNA that is generated by the unwinding action of a DNA helicase at the replication fork. In addition, SSBs prevent the formation of secondary structures by single-stranded template DNA.), translating to MGDTEDIYEDLDTDVSLEEFREAVESKVEQMGGLADEETAAMLIAHELDDGEVNGIADIEVEMDEVKFLAKVTSVGDVRTFERDDEENPEGRVVNVEVADETGSVRISLWDEQAAAATDELDVGQVLRIKGRPKDGYNGVEVSVDQMEVDDDEEIDVQVQDEYAVGDLSLGISDVNLTGEILATESVRTFDRDDGSEGSVSNLVVGDETGRVRVTLWDDQADRATELDAGEVVEVVDGYVRERDGSLELHVGDRGAVEVVDEDVAYEPDSTPIDALELDDSADIAGVIRSADPKRTFDRDDGSEGQVRNVRLQDDSGDIRVALWGEKADLDIGPGDEVAFVDVDVQDGWQDDIEASAGWGSTVIPLADGAATDTDDGGDGATGLSAFGSGGSDGGSDDEDASSTASAASDGGAVAEGEDVEFTGVVVQAQDPVILDDGEETMSVETDADVTLGQELTVRGSLRDGRLRAEELR from the coding sequence ATGGGCGACACTGAGGACATCTACGAGGACCTCGACACCGACGTCAGCCTGGAGGAGTTCCGGGAGGCCGTCGAGTCGAAGGTCGAGCAGATGGGCGGGCTGGCCGACGAGGAGACGGCCGCCATGCTCATCGCCCACGAACTCGACGACGGCGAGGTCAACGGCATCGCCGACATCGAGGTGGAGATGGACGAGGTGAAGTTCCTCGCGAAGGTGACGAGCGTCGGCGACGTGCGGACCTTCGAGCGCGACGACGAGGAGAACCCGGAGGGCCGCGTGGTGAACGTCGAGGTCGCGGACGAGACGGGCAGCGTCCGCATCTCGCTGTGGGACGAGCAGGCCGCGGCCGCCACCGACGAACTCGACGTCGGGCAGGTGCTCCGCATCAAGGGCCGGCCGAAGGACGGCTACAACGGCGTCGAGGTGAGCGTCGACCAGATGGAGGTCGACGACGACGAGGAGATCGACGTCCAGGTCCAGGACGAGTACGCCGTCGGCGACCTCTCGCTGGGCATCTCTGACGTGAACCTCACCGGCGAGATTCTCGCCACCGAGAGCGTGCGGACGTTCGACCGCGACGACGGCAGCGAGGGGAGTGTGTCGAACCTCGTGGTCGGCGACGAGACCGGCCGCGTCCGCGTGACGCTGTGGGACGACCAGGCCGACCGCGCGACCGAACTTGACGCGGGCGAGGTCGTGGAAGTCGTCGACGGCTACGTGCGGGAGCGTGACGGCAGCCTCGAACTCCACGTCGGCGACCGCGGCGCCGTCGAGGTCGTCGACGAGGACGTCGCCTACGAACCGGACTCGACACCCATCGACGCGCTGGAACTCGACGACTCCGCGGACATCGCGGGCGTGATCCGCTCGGCGGACCCCAAGCGCACGTTCGACCGCGACGACGGCAGCGAGGGCCAGGTCCGGAACGTCCGCCTGCAGGACGACTCGGGAGACATCCGGGTCGCGCTCTGGGGGGAGAAGGCCGACCTCGACATCGGCCCCGGCGACGAGGTGGCGTTCGTCGACGTGGACGTCCAGGACGGCTGGCAGGACGACATCGAGGCGTCGGCCGGCTGGGGGTCGACGGTCATCCCGCTCGCGGACGGCGCCGCCACGGACACCGACGACGGTGGCGACGGGGCCACCGGACTGTCGGCGTTCGGCAGTGGTGGCTCGGACGGCGGTAGCGACGACGAAGATGCGAGTTCGACAGCGAGCGCCGCGAGTGACGGCGGCGCGGTCGCCGAGGGCGAGGACGTGGAGTTCACGGGCGTCGTCGTGCAGGCCCAGGACCCGGTGATTCTGGACGACGGCGAGGAGACGATGAGCGTGGAGACGGACGCCGACGTGACCCTCGGCCAGGAACTGACAGTCCGCGGGTCGCTTCGGGACGGCCGCCTCCGCGCCGAAGAACTGCGGTAG
- a CDS encoding acetoin utilization protein: MRFGFDETCLDHDPGARHPESPDRLVAIKRGLAKCHGVTYEGAAPATEADATAVHDAGYVEEIQSFCASGGGNWDPDTIACPETWPAALASAGLSMDAVRAALNGADGRNTPFALGRPPGHHAVEGDAMGFCFLNNAAIAAQYALDDLGAERVAIFDWDVHHGNGTQDIFYDSGDVFYASIHEEGLYPGTGDADERGEGEGAGTTLNVPFPRGFGDAEYCAAVEELLAPALAEFDPDLFVVSAGFDAHRHDPISRMHVSDEGYALLTDRVRDIAAETDAALAFVLEGGYSLDALADGIGMVHETFDGRDPIEPDADVTDDARALLEDIHADHQALGSK, translated from the coding sequence ATGAGATTCGGGTTCGACGAGACGTGTCTCGACCACGACCCCGGGGCGCGCCACCCCGAGAGCCCGGACCGCCTGGTCGCGATCAAGCGCGGTCTCGCGAAGTGCCACGGCGTCACCTACGAGGGCGCGGCGCCCGCGACCGAGGCCGACGCGACGGCCGTCCACGACGCCGGCTACGTCGAGGAGATCCAGTCGTTCTGCGCGTCCGGCGGTGGCAACTGGGACCCCGACACCATCGCGTGCCCGGAGACGTGGCCCGCCGCGCTCGCGAGCGCCGGCCTCTCGATGGACGCCGTGCGCGCCGCGCTGAACGGTGCGGACGGCCGGAACACGCCGTTCGCGCTCGGTCGGCCGCCGGGCCACCACGCCGTCGAGGGCGACGCGATGGGGTTCTGTTTCCTGAACAACGCCGCCATCGCCGCCCAGTACGCCCTCGACGACCTCGGCGCGGAGCGGGTCGCCATCTTCGACTGGGACGTCCACCACGGTAACGGAACGCAGGACATCTTCTACGACAGCGGCGACGTCTTCTACGCGTCCATTCACGAGGAGGGCCTCTACCCGGGGACGGGCGACGCCGACGAGAGGGGCGAGGGCGAGGGCGCTGGTACGACGCTGAACGTGCCGTTCCCTCGTGGGTTCGGTGACGCGGAGTACTGCGCGGCCGTCGAGGAACTGCTCGCGCCCGCACTCGCCGAGTTCGACCCCGACCTGTTCGTCGTGAGCGCGGGCTTCGACGCCCACCGCCACGACCCCATCTCCCGGATGCACGTCTCCGACGAGGGGTACGCGCTGCTCACTGACCGCGTACGCGACATCGCGGCAGAGACGGACGCGGCGCTCGCGTTCGTGCTCGAGGGCGGTTACAGCCTGGACGCGCTCGCCGACGGCATCGGCATGGTCCACGAGACGTTCGACGGCCGCGACCCCATCGAGCCGGACGCGGACGTGACCGACGACGCCCGCGCGCTACTCGAGGACATCCACGCGGACCATCAGGCGCTCGGGTCGAAGTAG
- a CDS encoding aldolase: protein MSVELPFAPVDTLIREHAGDLRVSADAAEELARRIQRRGATLAADAAERAAADGRKTLMAADFGTETAPEGDDLTLPVAPVDRIARLDIDDRFRVAKDARVALADLLEVYATDAARGAVVLAEHAGRRTVQAEDVETYFELVE from the coding sequence ATGAGCGTCGAACTCCCGTTCGCGCCCGTGGACACCCTCATCCGGGAGCACGCTGGCGACCTACGCGTGAGCGCGGACGCGGCCGAGGAACTCGCGCGCCGCATCCAGCGGCGGGGGGCGACACTGGCAGCGGACGCCGCCGAACGCGCGGCCGCGGACGGCCGAAAGACACTGATGGCGGCCGACTTCGGCACCGAGACGGCGCCCGAGGGCGACGACCTGACGCTCCCCGTGGCGCCGGTCGACCGCATCGCGCGCCTCGACATCGACGACCGGTTCCGGGTCGCGAAGGACGCGCGCGTCGCGCTCGCCGACCTCCTCGAGGTGTACGCGACGGACGCCGCGCGCGGCGCCGTGGTCCTCGCCGAACACGCCGGCCGGCGCACCGTACAGGCCGAGGACGTGGAGACATACTTCGAGCTCGTGGAATGA
- a CDS encoding protease translates to MKHPGLKLRMVLVGSILFALYSVAIAVAWAMFGQNNTILAIALLGSVVLVGFQYKVGKWAALRSVGAEDMDEQQYAQIHQFVEGVSRDMGMEKPRLMVANMGVPNAFAVGRRGDGTVVVSRELIQLLDREELEGVLAHELAHIDNRDVVMMVLGQGIASVVGIIAQYVVLFTGDNNLADFFLAIVVGNLVQFFVMLFVLAISRYREYVADSDAKGVIGRGDPLARALEKIQQGNERSQDDRLDENVSALCIFGGSKSTLAKLVSTHPPVEERIRRLRS, encoded by the coding sequence ATGAAACATCCCGGACTGAAGCTTCGGATGGTGCTCGTCGGCTCCATCCTGTTCGCGTTATACTCGGTGGCGATCGCGGTGGCGTGGGCCATGTTCGGCCAGAACAACACCATCCTCGCCATCGCCCTCCTCGGCAGCGTCGTCCTCGTCGGCTTCCAGTACAAGGTCGGCAAGTGGGCGGCGTTACGGAGCGTTGGGGCCGAGGACATGGACGAACAGCAGTACGCCCAGATCCACCAGTTCGTCGAGGGCGTCTCCCGTGACATGGGCATGGAGAAGCCGCGGCTGATGGTCGCCAACATGGGCGTGCCAAACGCGTTCGCGGTCGGCCGCCGCGGTGACGGCACTGTGGTCGTCTCCCGCGAACTCATCCAGCTGCTCGACCGCGAGGAACTCGAAGGCGTCCTCGCCCACGAACTCGCGCACATCGACAACCGCGACGTCGTGATGATGGTGCTCGGCCAGGGCATCGCGTCCGTCGTCGGCATCATCGCGCAGTACGTCGTGCTGTTCACGGGCGACAACAACCTGGCGGACTTCTTCCTCGCCATCGTCGTCGGCAACCTCGTCCAGTTCTTCGTGATGCTGTTCGTGCTCGCCATCTCGCGCTACCGCGAGTACGTCGCCGACTCCGACGCGAAGGGCGTCATCGGCCGCGGCGACCCGCTCGCCCGCGCCCTCGAGAAGATTCAGCAGGGCAACGAGCGCTCCCAGGACGACCGCCTCGACGAGAACGTGAGCGCGCTCTGCATCTTCGGCGGCTCGAAGAGCACGCTCGCGAAACTCGTCTCCACGCACCCGCCCGTCGAGGAGCGCATCCGCCGCCTCCGCTCGTAG